The Chrysemys picta bellii isolate R12L10 chromosome 12, ASM1138683v2, whole genome shotgun sequence genome has a segment encoding these proteins:
- the LOC135974784 gene encoding uncharacterized protein LOC135974784, giving the protein MESSQDRKRAPAWTEREVRDLLAIWGDEAVIAELRSSKRNGKVLEKISKAMKDRGHNRDTQQCRVKIKELRQAYHKAREANGRSGAEPQTCRYYAELHAILGGAATTTPTVCYDSITGETHREDGSGNEEDDDGGTVGSSQQQGSGETGFPNSQDMFVTLDLEPVTPELTQDPQGTQETSAANVSPSQRLVNIRKRKRRTRDEMFTELQMSAQADRAQQNAWRQSMSEMRKAQYEREERWRAESREEQSKWWAEDDRWRQLADRRQEAMLRLLEHQTDMLERMVELQERQQEQRPPLQPLCNQQPSSPSSIASSPRRPRTRWGGLRPPSHSTPDDRPSIRRLAFNKT; this is encoded by the exons atggagtcctcccaggatcgcaaaagagctccagcatggaccgaacgggaggtacgagatctgctcgccatatggggagatgaagcagtgatagctgaactccgtagcagtaaaagaaatggaaaagtattagaaaagatctccaaggccatgaaggaccgaggccataacagggacacacagcagtgccgcgtgaaaattaaggagctacggcaagcttaccacaaagccagagaagcaaacggaaggtccggggcagagccgcaaacttgccgctactacgcggagctgcatgcgatcctagggggtgcagccaccactaccccaaccgtgtgctatgactctatcactggagaaacacacagggaagacggttcggggaacgaggaagatgacgatggaggtactgtaggtagctcacagcagcaaggaagcggagaaaccggtttccccaacagccaggatatgtttgtgaccctggacctggaaccagtaacccccgaactcacccaagaccctcagggcacacaggagacctctg ctgcaaatgtttctccttcgcagaggctcgtgaacattagaaagagaaaacgtaggacgagggacgagatgttcacggagctgcagatgtccgcccaggctgatagagcacagcagaatgcttggaggcagtcaatgtcggagatgagaaaagcccaatatgaacgagaggagaggtggcgggctgaatcgcgggaagaacagagcaagtggtgggctgaagacgataggtggcgtcagcttgcagacagacggcaagaggcaatgctccgtctgctggagcatcaaactgatatgctcgagcgtatggttgagttgcaggaaaggcagcaggagcagagaccgccgctacagcccctgtgtaaccaacagccctcctccccaagttccatagcctcctcacccagacgcccaagaacacggtgggggggcctccgtccacccagtcactccaccccagatgatcgcccaagcatcagaaggctggccttcaataagacttaa